In Negativicutes bacterium, a genomic segment contains:
- a CDS encoding TlyA family RNA methyltransferase, giving the protein MKKERLDVLLVEKNLVSSRERAKSSIMAGLVFVDNKKIDKAGTLVPTTANIVVTGDNIGYVSRGGLKLAKAIKEFQIELKDKVVADIGASTGGFTDCSLQNGAKKVYAIDVGYGQLAWSLRTSDKVINMERTNIRNVKFEDIGEFIEFASIDVAFISLTKVLLPLKVLMAPKAEIVALIKPQFEAGKENVGKKGVVRDSNIHLKVITDIVNFCVEHELNPVALTYSPVKGPEGNIEYLLYLRNEEVVSVEIDAELIQSIVTKSHEQL; this is encoded by the coding sequence ATGAAAAAAGAGCGCTTAGACGTCTTGTTAGTAGAAAAAAATCTTGTTTCTAGCAGGGAACGAGCTAAAAGTTCCATTATGGCTGGCTTAGTATTTGTGGACAATAAAAAAATTGATAAGGCCGGTACATTGGTTCCAACAACAGCTAATATTGTTGTTACTGGTGATAATATTGGTTATGTTAGTAGAGGCGGTCTAAAGTTAGCAAAAGCGATTAAAGAATTTCAGATCGAATTGAAGGATAAGGTTGTTGCTGATATTGGTGCATCAACCGGTGGATTTACTGATTGTTCATTGCAAAATGGAGCAAAAAAAGTTTATGCGATAGATGTAGGCTATGGACAGCTTGCTTGGTCGTTGCGGACTAGTGATAAAGTAATAAATATGGAAAGAACTAATATTAGAAATGTGAAATTTGAGGATATTGGTGAATTTATTGAGTTTGCCAGTATTGATGTAGCTTTTATTTCTTTAACAAAAGTATTGTTACCATTAAAAGTCTTAATGGCACCAAAGGCAGAAATAGTAGCGCTGATTAAACCGCAATTTGAAGCTGGGAAAGAGAATGTTGGTAAAAAGGGTGTTGTTCGTGATTCTAACATTCATCTTAAGGTTATAACTGATATTGTGAATTTTTGTGTGGAACATGAATTAAATCCAGTAGCACTAACTTATTCACCGGTAAAAGGACCGGAAGGTAATATTGAATACTTACTATATCTTCGAAATGAAGAAGTAGTCTCAGTTGAGATTGATGCTGAGTTGATTCAAAGTATAGTAACAAAATCGCACGAACAATTATAG
- a CDS encoding 1-deoxy-D-xylulose-5-phosphate synthase, which translates to MLSILDTIDLPSKLKALSKEQLIVLAEEIRQTIIKTVAKTGGHLAPSLGVVELTLALHKVFNMPEDKIIWDVGHQAYCHKIITGRRKKFNTLRQKNGLSGFPKISESEYDSFGTGHSSTSISAALGMALARDISGQNNEVIAVIGDGSLTGGQAFEALNNAGHLGTNMIVILNDNEMSIDKNVGALSEYLSQMRTAPTYNKVKHDLEFLLRKIPSIGDSVANAVERVKDSLRYLLIPGELFEDLGFTYLGPIDGHNIELLSEVLEKAKAINGPVLIHVLTQKGKGYVPAENKSNKFHGVGPFCIESGEIIKTNSKPTYTAVFSKALVNLAMEDEDIVAITAAMPEGTGLKKFGEIFPTRFFDVGIAEQHAVTVAAGLASQKKKPVLALYSTFAQRAYDQIIHDVCLQNLPVVLMLDRAGIVGEDGPTHHGVFDFSFIRHMPNVTIMAPKDESELNDMLYSALKYQSPVVIRYPRGCGIGVEVPDKPKFIEIGSSEILSKGIDVAFFAIGAMVDNCIKASQLLAARGINASVINARFVKPLDEKIINDISKQTKKLITVEDNILAGGFGSAILEYINDNNMFDVRVLRLGLPDKFIEQGKRQELLDNYNLSVEKIVEKAIEFLKD; encoded by the coding sequence ATTTTGAGCATACTTGATACTATTGATTTGCCAAGCAAATTAAAGGCTCTATCAAAAGAGCAGTTAATTGTTTTGGCGGAAGAAATAAGACAAACAATTATTAAAACTGTTGCCAAAACTGGTGGTCACTTAGCACCTAGTTTAGGAGTAGTTGAATTAACATTAGCGTTACATAAAGTTTTTAATATGCCTGAAGATAAAATTATTTGGGATGTTGGGCATCAAGCTTATTGTCACAAAATAATAACCGGTAGAAGAAAAAAATTTAACACTTTAAGACAAAAAAATGGTCTCAGTGGTTTTCCAAAAATCAGTGAAAGTGAATACGATAGCTTTGGAACCGGACATTCTAGCACATCCATTTCAGCTGCGTTAGGAATGGCGCTAGCTAGAGATATTTCGGGACAGAATAATGAAGTGATTGCAGTGATTGGCGATGGCTCTTTAACAGGTGGACAAGCTTTTGAGGCATTGAATAACGCTGGACACTTAGGGACAAATATGATTGTCATTTTAAATGATAATGAGATGTCAATTGATAAAAATGTAGGGGCCTTATCGGAATACTTATCACAAATGCGTACTGCACCAACTTATAATAAAGTTAAACATGATTTAGAATTTTTATTGAGAAAAATACCTTCAATTGGTGATAGTGTTGCTAATGCAGTGGAAAGAGTAAAAGATAGTTTGCGCTATTTATTAATTCCGGGAGAATTATTTGAAGATCTTGGTTTTACTTATTTAGGACCAATTGATGGACATAATATAGAATTATTAAGTGAAGTTTTAGAGAAAGCTAAAGCAATTAATGGACCGGTATTAATCCATGTTTTAACCCAAAAGGGAAAAGGGTATGTTCCGGCAGAAAACAAATCTAATAAATTTCATGGTGTGGGACCGTTTTGTATTGAATCAGGAGAAATTATCAAAACTAATTCAAAGCCAACTTATACTGCGGTCTTTAGCAAAGCTTTAGTTAATTTAGCGATGGAAGATGAAGATATTGTTGCAATTACCGCAGCAATGCCTGAGGGAACCGGCCTGAAAAAATTTGGTGAAATTTTTCCAACACGATTTTTTGATGTTGGAATTGCCGAACAACATGCAGTAACAGTTGCTGCAGGCTTGGCTAGTCAAAAGAAAAAGCCGGTCTTGGCCTTATATTCAACTTTTGCACAAAGAGCCTATGATCAAATTATTCATGATGTCTGCTTGCAAAACTTACCGGTTGTTTTAATGCTTGATAGAGCAGGGATAGTTGGTGAAGATGGTCCTACTCATCATGGTGTTTTTGATTTCAGCTTTATTAGGCATATGCCTAATGTAACAATTATGGCGCCAAAAGATGAAAGTGAATTAAATGATATGTTATATTCGGCATTAAAATATCAGTCCCCAGTTGTTATTCGTTATCCAAGAGGCTGTGGAATTGGGGTGGAAGTACCGGATAAACCTAAGTTTATTGAAATCGGTAGTAGCGAAATCTTAAGTAAAGGCATTGATGTAGCTTTTTTTGCCATTGGAGCGATGGTAGATAATTGTATCAAGGCTAGTCAACTTTTAGCTGCCAGAGGAATTAATGCTTCGGTTATTAATGCTCGATTTGTTAAACCGTTAGATGAAAAAATAATTAATGATATCAGTAAACAAACAAAAAAATTAATAACAGTAGAAGATAATATTTTAGCAGGGGGCTTTGGCTCAGCTATTTTAGAATATATAAATGATAATAATATGTTTGATGTTAGAGTTTTAAGGTTAGGGCTACCGGATAAATTTATTGAGCAAGGTAAACGCCAAGAACTGCTTGATAATTATAATTTGTCAGTAGAAAAAATAGTAGAGAAGGCTATAGAGTTTTTAAAAGATTAA
- a CDS encoding divergent PAP2 family protein, translating into MDFLTDLINNEVFMAAILAWAIAQFLKTVYDCYKYKEFNIERLVGSGGMPSSHTALVVGLATAVGKKAGVNSELFAIVVVFTLVVMYDATGVRQAAGKHAKAINRIVRQLRVEHTIDDISLKELLGHTQLEVIAGAVLGFVVGCFFVK; encoded by the coding sequence ATGGACTTTTTAACAGATCTGATTAATAATGAGGTTTTTATGGCGGCTATTTTAGCGTGGGCGATAGCGCAATTTTTAAAAACCGTGTACGATTGTTACAAGTACAAAGAGTTTAATATTGAACGGTTAGTGGGCTCTGGCGGAATGCCGAGTTCTCATACAGCTTTAGTTGTAGGCTTGGCAACGGCAGTTGGAAAAAAGGCAGGAGTTAATTCAGAACTTTTTGCAATTGTTGTTGTGTTTACATTAGTTGTTATGTATGATGCGACTGGGGTAAGACAAGCAGCCGGTAAGCATGCTAAAGCAATAAATCGGATTGTTAGACAATTAAGGGTAGAACACACTATCGATGACATAAGTTTAAAAGAATTATTAGGGCATACTCAACTAGAAGTAATTGCCGGAGCAGTGTTGGGCTTTGTTGTAGGATGTTTTTTTGTTAAATAA
- a CDS encoding polyprenyl synthetase family protein: MNTSYNEKIAVIDAALDKFIPVESELAPIIYESMRYSIFAGGKRLRPLLLMAAVEALGKQGENYLNIACGMEMIHTYSLIHDDLPAMDNDDYRRGKLTNHKVYDEAIAILAGDALLTLSFEVMLAQKDVQPQTLVAVVAEIAKAAGPSGMVGGQVLDMQSEGQNIPLEKLQLMHNAKTGALFTAAIKAGGMIAGANPKQLEMLVQFSKFYGLAFQITDDILDAVGEQEKIGKPVGSDEKNNKATFVTLYSVEEAKKMAQVAVNNAIECLADFGDNAKLLKNFAEKLLVRDK, translated from the coding sequence ATGAATACTAGTTATAATGAAAAAATTGCAGTAATTGATGCGGCTTTAGATAAATTCATTCCGGTAGAGAGTGAATTAGCGCCGATAATATATGAGTCAATGCGGTATAGTATTTTTGCCGGCGGTAAGAGATTAAGACCGCTATTATTGATGGCTGCAGTAGAGGCTTTAGGTAAACAAGGGGAAAATTACTTAAATATTGCTTGTGGAATGGAAATGATTCATACTTATTCTTTAATCCATGATGATTTGCCGGCAATGGACAATGATGATTATCGTCGTGGGAAGCTTACCAATCATAAAGTTTATGATGAAGCAATTGCAATTTTGGCTGGTGATGCTTTATTGACGCTTTCCTTTGAAGTAATGTTGGCACAAAAAGATGTTCAACCTCAAACTTTGGTAGCTGTTGTTGCAGAAATTGCAAAAGCAGCAGGGCCGAGTGGGATGGTTGGTGGTCAAGTTTTGGACATGCAATCTGAAGGACAAAACATTCCTTTGGAAAAATTACAGTTGATGCATAATGCCAAAACCGGAGCCTTATTTACAGCGGCTATAAAAGCTGGTGGAATGATTGCCGGAGCAAATCCTAAACAACTTGAAATGTTAGTACAATTTTCGAAATTCTATGGTCTGGCTTTTCAGATAACAGACGATATTTTAGATGCAGTCGGCGAACAAGAAAAAATTGGTAAACCGGTAGGCAGTGATGAAAAAAATAATAAAGCTACGTTTGTTACCTTATACTCGGTCGAAGAAGCAAAGAAGATGGCACAAGTAGCAGTTAACAATGCGATTGAATGTTTAGCTGATTTTGGAGATAATGCCAAATTGTTAAAAAACTTTGCGGAAAAATTATTAGTGAGAGATAAATAG
- the xseB gene encoding exodeoxyribonuclease VII small subunit yields MGKKKNTFENNMEQLELIIKELEQGNVSLEDMVKKYGEGMMLAKNCIEKLEIAEQEIDIILKEDKTGLVQNKLNFSEE; encoded by the coding sequence ATGGGTAAGAAAAAGAATACTTTTGAAAATAATATGGAGCAATTGGAGCTAATAATTAAAGAATTAGAACAAGGCAATGTTTCATTAGAAGATATGGTGAAAAAATACGGTGAAGGTATGATGTTAGCAAAAAACTGCATTGAAAAATTAGAAATAGCAGAGCAGGAAATTGATATAATCTTAAAAGAAGATAAAACTGGATTGGTGCAAAATAAATTAAATTTTAGTGAGGAATAA
- a CDS encoding exodeoxyribonuclease VII large subunit, whose translation MLSIQSVTEITKYIKSCFDNNEILQRVLIKGEVSNFKKHFSGHCYLTLKDNSASIKAVMFKGNAQFLKFIPQNGMEVVASGYVTVFERDGQYQLYIESLFAEGIGEIALAYNRLKEQFTKEGLFDLKYKKKLPFLPQKIGVITSATGAVIKDIMKVLKARCQSTAICLYPVQVQGNEAPQQIIKALEIFNTKFPVDLIIVARGGGSIEDLAAFNDEKLVRAIFKSKIPTISAVGHETDFTLTDFVADVRAATPSNAAEIAVPDVKELSRYINSLEKNLQMIAEKNIKDKKNKLNLLLENNYFKYPLKSIEEKRLLLDRQLEKITTIKDKIITDYKNNITNDLEKLSILNPLNILQRGYSIINDEKTGEIIKSKERILDNQMIKITFKDGCVLGKIIKK comes from the coding sequence ATTTTGAGCATTCAAAGTGTAACTGAAATAACAAAATATATAAAAAGTTGTTTTGATAATAATGAAATACTACAAAGAGTACTAATAAAAGGTGAAGTTTCAAATTTTAAAAAACATTTTTCTGGTCATTGTTATTTAACCTTAAAAGACAATAGTGCTAGTATTAAGGCTGTAATGTTTAAAGGTAATGCTCAATTTTTAAAATTCATTCCACAAAATGGGATGGAAGTTGTAGCTAGTGGTTATGTTACTGTTTTTGAAAGAGACGGACAGTATCAGCTTTATATTGAAAGTTTATTTGCTGAAGGCATTGGTGAAATAGCGTTAGCCTATAATAGATTAAAAGAACAATTCACTAAAGAAGGGCTTTTTGACCTGAAATATAAGAAAAAATTACCGTTTTTACCACAGAAAATTGGCGTTATTACTTCGGCTACGGGTGCAGTAATAAAGGATATTATGAAAGTATTAAAAGCAAGATGTCAATCTACTGCAATTTGTTTATACCCCGTTCAAGTTCAAGGAAATGAAGCACCACAGCAAATTATTAAAGCGTTAGAAATCTTTAATACAAAATTTCCGGTCGACTTAATTATTGTGGCAAGGGGTGGCGGTTCAATTGAAGATTTAGCGGCCTTTAATGACGAAAAACTGGTAAGAGCAATTTTTAAATCTAAAATCCCTACTATTTCGGCGGTTGGTCATGAAACTGATTTTACCTTAACAGATTTTGTTGCAGATGTTCGAGCAGCTACACCTTCTAATGCTGCTGAAATTGCTGTCCCTGATGTCAAAGAATTGTCGCGCTATATTAATAGTTTAGAAAAAAACTTACAAATGATAGCAGAAAAAAATATCAAAGATAAAAAAAATAAATTAAATTTATTGCTTGAAAATAATTATTTTAAATATCCGCTAAAAAGTATCGAAGAAAAAAGATTATTACTTGATCGACAATTAGAAAAAATAACAACAATTAAAGATAAAATTATTACTGATTATAAAAATAATATTACTAATGATTTGGAAAAGTTGAGTATTTTAAATCCTTTAAATATTTTACAACGCGGATATTCAATCATTAATGATGAAAAAACAGGTGAAATTATAAAGAGTAAAGAACGAATTTTAGATAATCAAATGATAAAAATTACTTTTAAAGATGGTTGTGTTTTGGGAAAAATAATAAAAAAATAG
- the nusB gene encoding transcription antitermination factor NusB, translating to MSRRKAREIALQALFQFDFTKNDDENLIEMLIKETKGLNQQSILFTREIIKGTIANLEAIDATIKTVSNDWKIERMAAVDRNIVRMAVYELKFNSEDTAPKIIINEAIEIAKIFGSDESSRFVNGILGALIKKDK from the coding sequence ATGAGTCGGAGAAAAGCTCGAGAGATTGCGTTGCAAGCATTATTTCAATTTGATTTTACAAAAAATGATGATGAAAATTTAATTGAGATGTTAATAAAAGAAACTAAAGGATTGAATCAACAATCAATTTTATTTACTAGGGAAATTATAAAGGGAACAATTGCTAATCTTGAGGCGATTGATGCAACTATTAAAACGGTTTCTAATGATTGGAAAATAGAGCGTATGGCTGCTGTTGATCGTAATATTGTAAGAATGGCAGTATATGAATTGAAATTTAATTCAGAAGATACTGCTCCCAAAATTATCATAAATGAAGCTATTGAGATAGCAAAGATTTTTGGCTCTGATGAATCAAGTCGCTTTGTCAATGGAATTTTAGGGGCTTTGATAAAAAAGGATAAATGA
- a CDS encoding DUF2273 domain-containing protein, with the protein MNWEYFKEVWQQHCGKITGAFFGVLMAIMIILFGFFNTLFIAICGFIGYILGRKFDKSEDFMEILQKILPNNFWR; encoded by the coding sequence ATGAATTGGGAATATTTCAAAGAGGTTTGGCAACAGCATTGCGGTAAAATAACAGGGGCTTTCTTTGGTGTTTTAATGGCGATAATGATAATTTTATTTGGCTTTTTTAACACTTTATTTATTGCTATTTGTGGTTTTATCGGTTATATCTTAGGACGTAAATTTGATAAAAGTGAAGACTTTATGGAAATACTACAAAAAATATTACCTAATAATTTTTGGCGTTAA
- the amaP gene encoding alkaline shock response membrane anchor protein AmaP, whose translation MTIIKKIILMVFTLFIMVEAGSILFVYTGVLPIDLLWSNFLYLLNGWELLISAVLTLIISFGLFFSFFSSTSEQSKDALILFSEFGKVNIALDGLKNMLEKLIKHISGIKEVKVKIKNVKLKKNESDTLKISVKLVVSPECNVVDISDKIQTKIRTSLKDIVGISDVDIDVFVVNISNVTIQKSRVV comes from the coding sequence ATGACAATCATTAAAAAAATCATTTTAATGGTGTTTACACTATTTATTATGGTTGAGGCAGGTAGCATTTTATTTGTTTATACTGGAGTTTTACCCATTGACTTGTTATGGTCAAACTTTTTATATTTACTTAATGGCTGGGAACTGCTAATTTCAGCAGTGTTAACTTTGATTATTTCTTTTGGACTATTTTTTAGTTTTTTTTCTTCAACATCAGAGCAGTCTAAAGATGCATTAATATTATTTTCGGAGTTTGGAAAAGTTAATATTGCATTAGATGGACTTAAAAATATGTTGGAGAAGTTAATAAAACATATTAGTGGCATCAAAGAAGTGAAAGTAAAAATTAAAAATGTTAAACTAAAGAAAAATGAGTCTGATACACTGAAAATTAGTGTTAAATTGGTTGTTAGTCCTGAGTGTAATGTTGTTGATATTTCTGATAAAATCCAGACTAAAATCAGAACTTCATTAAAAGATATTGTGGGAATTAGTGATGTTGATATTGACGTTTTTGTAGTTAATATTTCTAATGTGACGATACAAAAAAGTCGGGTCGTTTAG
- a CDS encoding Asp23/Gls24 family envelope stress response protein — protein sequence MDNKKVEKFGIGTVRIADEVVGTIAGLAATEVNGIAGMSGGLVGGIAEMLGKKNFSKGVKVEVGEKEAAVDLYIIVEYGVRIPDIALTVQEKVKSAIENMTGLEVVEVNVHVQGVGFVSEEVEDVRVR from the coding sequence ATGGATAATAAAAAAGTAGAAAAATTTGGTATTGGTACAGTTCGTATTGCTGATGAAGTTGTGGGTACTATTGCAGGTTTAGCAGCAACTGAAGTTAATGGTATTGCAGGTATGAGTGGCGGATTAGTTGGCGGAATTGCTGAAATGCTTGGCAAAAAGAATTTTTCTAAAGGTGTTAAAGTGGAAGTTGGAGAAAAAGAAGCGGCAGTAGACTTATATATAATTGTAGAGTATGGCGTTAGGATTCCTGATATTGCTTTAACAGTTCAAGAAAAGGTTAAATCGGCAATTGAAAATATGACTGGCTTAGAAGTGGTAGAAGTAAATGTTCATGTCCAAGGTGTTGGCTTTGTAAGTGAAGAAGTTGAAGATGTAAGAGTTCGTTAG
- the purD gene encoding phosphoribosylamine--glycine ligase, translating to MKVLIIGSGGREHTLAWKVSQNSKVEKIYAIPGNPGIALLADCINLDINNNQEIVKFALDNKIDLTIVGPEVPLTNGLVDELAEVGLKAFGPTKVAAEIEGSKAFSKWLMKKYDIPTARFEVFEEAELAKKYVNELGAPIVIKADGLAAGKGVIIAQTIAEATEAIDSIMCDKAFGSAGHKVVIEEFLVGEEASILTFTDGETIVPMISAQDHKRIFDNDEGLNTGGMGTYAPAPIITAELLAEVQKTILNPTIMAMKAESRKYCGCLYAGLIITAEGPKVIEFNARFGDPETQVVLPLLDSDLVEIMLACIDGKLADCNILWKNGAAVCVVMSAGGYPGEYKKGDLITGIDAAEAAGTLVFHAGTAKTPEGFTTNGGRVLGVTAYDTDIKAAVQKAYAGVEKINFEGRHYRKDIAQRALQRLK from the coding sequence GTGAAAGTTTTAATAATTGGTAGTGGCGGTCGTGAACATACTTTAGCATGGAAAGTATCGCAAAACTCAAAAGTGGAAAAAATATATGCAATTCCAGGTAATCCTGGCATTGCATTGTTAGCAGATTGTATTAACCTTGATATTAATAATAATCAAGAAATTGTAAAATTTGCACTAGATAATAAAATAGACTTGACTATTGTTGGCCCTGAAGTTCCGCTTACTAATGGTTTGGTAGATGAACTTGCTGAAGTTGGGTTAAAAGCGTTTGGTCCAACTAAAGTTGCGGCTGAAATTGAAGGTTCGAAAGCTTTTTCAAAATGGTTAATGAAAAAATATGATATCCCAACAGCACGGTTTGAGGTTTTTGAAGAAGCGGAACTTGCTAAAAAATATGTCAATGAATTAGGTGCACCAATAGTTATTAAAGCTGATGGTTTGGCTGCCGGCAAAGGTGTTATTATTGCACAAACAATAGCGGAAGCGACTGAAGCAATTGATAGCATTATGTGCGACAAAGCTTTTGGTAGTGCTGGTCATAAAGTAGTTATTGAAGAATTTTTAGTAGGGGAAGAAGCTTCAATTTTAACCTTTACTGATGGTGAAACAATTGTACCAATGATTTCAGCGCAAGATCATAAAAGAATTTTTGATAATGATGAAGGTTTAAATACTGGTGGCATGGGTACTTATGCCCCAGCCCCAATTATTACGGCTGAATTATTAGCAGAAGTTCAAAAAACAATTTTAAATCCAACTATTATGGCAATGAAGGCCGAAAGCCGTAAGTACTGCGGGTGCTTATATGCTGGCTTAATTATTACTGCCGAGGGGCCTAAAGTAATCGAATTTAATGCTCGCTTTGGTGATCCGGAAACGCAAGTTGTTTTACCATTACTAGATAGCGATTTAGTGGAGATTATGTTAGCTTGTATTGATGGCAAGTTGGCAGATTGCAACATTTTATGGAAAAATGGTGCTGCTGTTTGTGTAGTAATGTCAGCTGGTGGGTATCCTGGTGAATACAAAAAAGGTGATTTAATTACAGGGATTGACGCAGCGGAAGCTGCTGGGACGTTAGTGTTTCATGCTGGTACAGCAAAAACCCCAGAAGGCTTTACTACTAATGGCGGAAGAGTCCTTGGGGTTACAGCTTATGATACTGATATTAAAGCGGCGGTTCAAAAAGCTTATGCTGGAGTTGAAAAAATTAATTTTGAAGGCAGACATTATCGCAAAGATATTGCACAAAGAGCGTTACAGCGTTTAAAATAA
- the purH gene encoding bifunctional phosphoribosylaminoimidazolecarboxamide formyltransferase/IMP cyclohydrolase, which produces MKIKRALISVSDKTGLVEFAQKLHAAGVDIISTGGTMKTLKEAGIPVTYVSEVTGFPEIMDGRVKTLNPYIHGGILAIRDNQDHIAAMEKHNITGIDMVVVNLYPFRDTIKKPDVNLALAIENIDIGGPAMIRAAAKNFKYVTVVVNPDRYNEIAAQLASAEGITEKLRMSLSKEAFGHTAEYDACINQYLSKELGEGQFPETVHVVLEKVQDLRYGENPHQNAAFYREKFNDGIGVANAKQLHGKELSFNNIVDVEAAYAIVAEFEQPAATIIKHTNPCGTGIGSNILDAYTKAYDADPVSAFGGIVALNRAVDKATAEKIGAIFIEAVIAPSYAVEAIEILTQKKNIRLLTLDMPESGRDKCLDTKKVSGGMLLQEADTEDALIENMKVVTKRQPSKEEWQQLLLAWKVVKHVKSNAIVVAGDNQTYGVGAGQMNRVGSAAIALEQAGEKAKGAVLSSDAFFPFRDSVDTAAKAGITAIIQPGGSVRDEESIQAADEHGIAMVFTNMRHFKH; this is translated from the coding sequence ATGAAGATAAAACGCGCACTTATTAGTGTATCAGATAAAACAGGCTTAGTTGAATTTGCTCAAAAACTACATGCTGCCGGCGTTGATATTATATCAACTGGTGGTACGATGAAAACATTAAAAGAAGCTGGAATTCCAGTAACATACGTTAGCGAAGTAACAGGTTTTCCGGAAATAATGGATGGTAGAGTCAAAACTTTAAATCCTTATATTCATGGTGGTATTTTAGCGATTCGCGATAACCAAGATCATATTGCGGCGATGGAAAAACATAATATTACTGGTATTGATATGGTTGTAGTTAATCTATATCCTTTCCGTGATACTATTAAAAAACCTGATGTTAATTTAGCATTGGCAATTGAAAATATTGATATTGGTGGTCCGGCGATGATTAGAGCTGCGGCTAAAAATTTTAAATATGTAACAGTTGTTGTTAATCCTGACCGTTATAATGAAATTGCAGCTCAATTAGCTTCAGCTGAAGGAATTACTGAAAAATTAAGAATGAGCTTATCTAAAGAAGCTTTTGGTCATACTGCTGAATATGATGCTTGTATTAATCAATATTTAAGTAAGGAATTAGGCGAAGGTCAGTTCCCGGAAACAGTTCATGTTGTTTTGGAGAAAGTTCAAGATTTACGTTATGGTGAAAATCCTCATCAAAATGCCGCATTTTATCGCGAAAAATTTAATGATGGAATTGGTGTTGCTAATGCTAAACAATTACATGGCAAAGAATTATCCTTTAACAATATTGTTGATGTAGAAGCAGCTTATGCTATTGTTGCTGAATTTGAACAACCGGCTGCAACAATTATCAAACATACTAACCCATGTGGTACTGGAATCGGTAGCAATATTCTTGATGCTTATACGAAAGCTTATGATGCTGACCCGGTTTCTGCTTTTGGAGGAATTGTTGCACTTAATAGAGCTGTTGACAAAGCTACTGCTGAAAAAATTGGTGCAATTTTTATTGAAGCAGTAATAGCTCCAAGTTACGCTGTTGAAGCCATTGAAATCTTGACACAAAAGAAAAATATTAGATTATTAACGTTAGATATGCCAGAAAGTGGTCGTGATAAATGTCTTGATACCAAAAAAGTTTCAGGTGGAATGTTGCTACAAGAAGCTGATACTGAAGATGCACTGATAGAAAATATGAAAGTTGTTACTAAACGCCAGCCATCAAAAGAAGAGTGGCAACAATTATTATTAGCATGGAAAGTTGTTAAACATGTTAAATCAAATGCGATTGTTGTAGCCGGTGACAATCAAACTTATGGTGTAGGTGCGGGTCAAATGAATCGAGTTGGTTCTGCGGCAATTGCGTTGGAGCAAGCTGGAGAGAAAGCTAAAGGAGCAGTATTATCATCAGATGCCTTCTTCCCATTTAGAGATAGTGTTGATACAGCTGCTAAAGCAGGGATAACGGCTATTATTCAGCCAGGTGGTTCAGTACGCGATGAAGAATCAATTCAAGCGGCAGATGAGCATGGTATTGCAATGGTATTTACAAATATGAGACACTTTAAACATTAA